A genome region from Actinomycetota bacterium includes the following:
- the rnc gene encoding ribonuclease III, whose product MNDRPAAVGLTTRLGREFDDPELLERAMAHRSWCAENPGNGSNERLEFLGDAVLGLVVTAHVYRLYPDLPEGHLAQVRASVVNSATLAETADELGLGEYLLLGKGEDASSGREKPTILADAMEAVIGAVYLDGGWSAAEDLVLRVLGERISDAAAVPGSGDYKTRLQEMAARTFEVLPRYEVVGTGPDHAKHFEATVVLAGRVVGEGSGRSKKQAEQAAAREAWNTLVADGLVPAAEGVTAESEGRRGEPGQAAAAGDDLA is encoded by the coding sequence CTGAACGACCGTCCTGCGGCGGTAGGGCTGACCACCAGGCTGGGGCGAGAGTTCGACGATCCCGAGCTGCTTGAGCGCGCCATGGCGCACCGGTCGTGGTGTGCCGAGAACCCGGGCAACGGGTCCAACGAGCGGCTGGAGTTCCTGGGCGACGCCGTCCTCGGGCTGGTCGTGACGGCCCACGTCTACCGGCTCTACCCTGACCTGCCCGAAGGCCACCTGGCCCAGGTGCGGGCTTCGGTGGTCAACTCGGCCACGTTGGCCGAGACAGCCGACGAACTGGGGCTGGGCGAGTACCTGCTGCTGGGCAAAGGTGAAGACGCATCGAGCGGGAGGGAGAAGCCGACGATCTTGGCCGACGCGATGGAGGCGGTGATCGGCGCGGTGTACCTCGACGGCGGGTGGTCGGCGGCCGAGGACCTGGTGCTGCGGGTGCTCGGGGAACGCATCTCCGACGCGGCCGCCGTGCCCGGGAGCGGGGACTACAAGACCAGGTTGCAGGAGATGGCGGCCCGCACCTTCGAGGTGCTGCCCCGCTACGAGGTGGTGGGCACAGGCCCCGACCACGCCAAGCACTTCGAGGCCACGGTGGTGCTCGCCGGCCGGGTGGTGGGCGAGGGGAGCGGCCGTTCCAAGAAGCAGGCCGAGCAGGCCGCGGCCCGTGAGGCCTGGAACACGCTGGTCGCAGACGGCCTGGTGCCCGCCGCCGAGGGGGTGACCGCCGAGAGCGAGGGGCGGAGGGGCGAGCCGGGACAGGCCGCGGCCGCTGGCGACGACCTTGCCTGA
- the mutM gene encoding bifunctional DNA-formamidopyrimidine glycosylase/DNA-(apurinic or apyrimidinic site) lyase has protein sequence MPELPEVETIRRDLEKEAVGKRIRQVEVTGMRSIRRHPNKKHFIGKLEGRKITAVQRRGKYLLVRLEGGDVLVVHLGMSGQLLKGKGGVKDPAPKHTHVVITFTQGGLLRFVDPRTFGEMFVTSSDELEAAVPELAHLGFDPVEDFMSWTKFGELLVSRRAKLKSVLTDQKFVAGLGNIYSDEILWAAGLRYDRASDHLTSQEVRRLYRAMTETLQDAIKHRGSSLSDEQYVDLYGAMGDYQREHKVYDREGQACRRCRSTIVRVKANGRSTFLCPQCQV, from the coding sequence TTGCCTGAGCTGCCCGAAGTCGAGACCATCAGGCGGGACCTGGAGAAGGAGGCGGTGGGCAAGCGCATCCGCCAGGTCGAGGTGACGGGCATGCGTTCGATCCGACGCCACCCCAACAAGAAGCACTTCATCGGCAAGCTGGAGGGGCGCAAGATCACCGCCGTCCAGCGCCGGGGCAAGTACCTGCTGGTGCGCCTAGAGGGGGGCGACGTGCTCGTCGTCCACCTGGGCATGAGCGGCCAGCTCCTCAAGGGCAAGGGCGGCGTCAAGGACCCGGCCCCCAAGCACACCCACGTGGTGATCACGTTCACCCAGGGGGGCCTGCTGCGCTTCGTCGACCCCCGGACCTTCGGGGAGATGTTCGTGACCTCCTCGGACGAGCTCGAGGCGGCCGTGCCCGAGCTGGCCCACCTGGGCTTCGACCCCGTCGAGGACTTCATGTCGTGGACCAAGTTCGGCGAGCTGCTGGTCTCGCGCCGGGCCAAGCTCAAGAGCGTGCTCACCGACCAGAAGTTCGTGGCCGGCCTGGGCAACATCTACAGCGACGAGATCCTGTGGGCTGCCGGCCTGCGCTACGACCGGGCGTCTGACCACCTCACCTCCCAGGAGGTGCGCCGCCTCTACCGGGCCATGACCGAGACCCTGCAAGACGCCATCAAGCACCGGGGCTCGTCGCTGTCGGACGAGCAGTACGTCGACCTCTACGGGGCCATGGGCGACTACCAGCGCGAGCACAAGGTCTACGACCGGGAGGGCCAGGCCTGCCGGCGGTGCCGCAGCACGATCGTGCGGGTCAAGGCCAACGGCCGCTCGACGTTCCTGTGCCCGCAGTGCCAGGTCTGA
- a CDS encoding AAA family ATPase: MFLRSLTLKGFKSFAEATTLELEPGLTVVVGPNGSGKSNIVDAVAWVLGAQGPRTVRSQRMEDVIFAGSGKRSALGRAEVALTIDNSAGLLPIGFTEVTLTRTLFRASGESEYAINGVPCRLLDLQELLSDTGVGRQQHVIVSQGNLDQVLDVRPEDRRLIVEEAAGILKFRRRKEKAERRLEATESHLVRLSDLLKELRRGMRPLERQADAALRHDGLAAELRALSVYLSGRTLAGLTARAEAGARELARFGRDETAALAELRRLDGDISTLEGRLAPMGGGALDGAAARLEALRERARGVGAVLAERARSLAAEVAAAEGGDLGLDPLARLEADAVTLAGELSAAEEESARLEDAASSLAEAEAELAARRARLAARQAAEATRRRAAEARGELAALAASAERARVELAAVEARLADLDKVVAEAEDKVTAAREVRGAAAARRADVTAALAHARAGATEAAARRAAALAARQRAERAADAATARVEALSLSVTAADPPHAGPAGGPVGLGTLLALVRIEAGWEAAVEAALGDALTAVVMSGPADVRAALAAFESAGRPGPPTAYLPAALGPGVGAATAPEAVPGAVPLVGKVASVDRAVGALLERLLAGAVAVDGGWEAALAVAEARPDLCAVTRAGDRFGPGGWKLAGEAPSLAAALAAARQRADDAVAAAIEARAAEEQAAAEAD; encoded by the coding sequence GTGTTCCTGCGGTCGCTGACTCTCAAGGGCTTCAAGTCGTTCGCCGAGGCGACGACGCTCGAACTGGAGCCGGGCCTGACGGTGGTCGTCGGGCCCAACGGGAGCGGGAAGTCCAACATCGTCGACGCCGTGGCCTGGGTGCTGGGTGCCCAGGGGCCGCGCACCGTGCGCTCCCAGCGCATGGAGGACGTGATCTTCGCGGGCAGCGGCAAGCGGTCGGCCCTGGGCCGGGCCGAGGTGGCCCTGACCATCGACAACTCGGCCGGGCTGCTGCCCATCGGGTTCACCGAGGTGACCCTTACCAGGACGCTGTTCCGGGCGTCGGGGGAGTCCGAGTACGCCATCAACGGCGTTCCCTGCCGGCTGCTCGACCTCCAAGAGCTCCTGTCGGACACGGGCGTGGGCCGCCAGCAGCACGTCATCGTCTCCCAGGGCAACCTCGACCAGGTGCTCGACGTGCGCCCCGAGGACCGCCGGCTGATCGTGGAGGAGGCGGCCGGCATCTTGAAGTTCCGGCGGCGCAAGGAGAAGGCCGAGCGGCGCCTGGAGGCCACCGAGTCCCACCTGGTGCGCCTGTCCGACCTGCTCAAGGAGCTGCGCCGGGGGATGCGTCCTCTGGAACGCCAGGCCGACGCCGCCCTGCGCCACGACGGCCTGGCCGCCGAGCTGCGGGCCCTGTCGGTGTACCTGTCGGGGCGCACGCTGGCCGGGCTGACGGCCCGCGCCGAGGCCGGGGCCCGCGAGCTGGCCCGCTTCGGGCGGGACGAGACCGCCGCCCTGGCCGAGCTGCGCCGCCTCGACGGCGACATCTCCACCCTCGAGGGCCGCCTCGCCCCCATGGGCGGCGGCGCCCTCGACGGGGCCGCCGCCCGCCTGGAGGCCCTGCGGGAGCGGGCCCGGGGGGTGGGGGCCGTGCTGGCCGAGCGGGCCCGGTCGCTGGCCGCCGAGGTGGCCGCGGCCGAGGGCGGCGACCTGGGCCTGGACCCGCTGGCCCGCCTGGAGGCCGACGCCGTGACCCTGGCCGGCGAGCTCTCGGCCGCCGAGGAGGAGTCGGCCCGGCTGGAGGACGCGGCATCGAGCCTGGCCGAGGCCGAGGCCGAACTGGCCGCCCGCCGCGCCCGCCTGGCTGCCCGCCAGGCGGCCGAGGCCACCCGCCGCCGGGCGGCCGAGGCCCGGGGCGAACTGGCCGCCCTGGCCGCGTCCGCGGAACGGGCCCGGGTTGAGCTGGCGGCCGTCGAGGCCCGCCTGGCCGACCTCGACAAGGTGGTGGCCGAGGCCGAGGACAAGGTCACGGCCGCTCGGGAGGTGCGCGGGGCGGCCGCCGCCCGCCGGGCCGACGTCACCGCCGCCCTGGCCCACGCCCGGGCCGGGGCCACCGAGGCCGCTGCCCGCCGAGCGGCCGCCCTCGCCGCCCGCCAGCGGGCCGAGCGGGCCGCCGACGCGGCCACCGCCCGCGTCGAAGCCCTCTCCTTGTCCGTCACCGCCGCCGACCCGCCCCACGCCGGCCCGGCCGGGGGGCCGGTGGGGCTGGGCACGTTGCTGGCCCTGGTGCGGATCGAGGCGGGGTGGGAGGCGGCCGTCGAGGCCGCCCTGGGCGACGCTCTGACGGCTGTGGTCATGTCCGGCCCGGCCGACGTGCGGGCCGCGCTGGCCGCCTTCGAGTCGGCTGGCCGGCCCGGTCCGCCCACCGCCTACCTTCCCGCCGCGCTGGGCCCGGGGGTGGGGGCGGCCACGGCTCCAGAGGCCGTCCCCGGCGCGGTCCCCCTGGTGGGCAAGGTGGCGTCCGTGGACCGGGCGGTGGGCGCCCTTCTCGAGCGGCTGCTGGCCGGGGCGGTGGCCGTGGACGGTGGCTGGGAAGCGGCCCTGGCGGTGGCCGAGGCCCGGCCCGACCTGTGCGCCGTGACCCGAGCGGGCGACCGCTTCGGGCCCGGAGGGTGGAAGCTGGCGGGCGAAGCCCCGAGCCTGGCCGCCGCCCTGGCCGCCGCTCGCCAGCGGGCCGACGACGCCGTCGCGGCCGCCATCGAGGCCCGGGCGGCCGAGGAGCAGGCCGCGGCCGAGGCCGACG